The proteins below come from a single Streptomyces sp. MRC013 genomic window:
- a CDS encoding TrkA family potassium uptake protein — protein MRVAIAGAGAVGRSIAGELLENGHEVLLIDKAPTAISVERVPLAEWLLADACEITSLDEAALQRCHVVIAATGDDKVNLVVSLLAKTEYGVPRVVARVNNPKNEWLFTEAWGVDVAVSTPRLMSALVEEAVSVGDLVRLLRFSHGDANLVELTLPPESGIAGTRVGDVAWPQDTSLVTIIRGSRVLTPGAEETLEAGDELLFVAAQAREEQLEDLLSVRRGDVPD, from the coding sequence ATGCGGGTCGCCATCGCCGGCGCGGGTGCGGTGGGCCGTTCCATCGCGGGCGAGCTGCTGGAGAACGGGCACGAGGTGCTGCTCATCGACAAGGCGCCGACCGCCATCTCGGTGGAGCGGGTGCCGCTGGCGGAGTGGCTGCTGGCCGACGCCTGCGAGATCACGTCCCTGGACGAGGCGGCGCTGCAGCGGTGTCACGTCGTGATCGCGGCGACCGGTGACGACAAGGTGAACCTCGTCGTGTCGCTGCTCGCGAAGACCGAGTACGGGGTCCCCCGGGTCGTCGCGCGGGTCAACAACCCGAAGAACGAGTGGCTGTTCACCGAGGCGTGGGGCGTGGACGTCGCCGTGTCGACGCCGCGTCTGATGTCGGCGCTGGTGGAGGAGGCGGTGAGCGTCGGCGACCTGGTCCGGCTGCTGCGCTTCAGCCACGGCGACGCCAACCTGGTCGAGCTGACCCTGCCCCCGGAGTCGGGCATCGCCGGTACCCGCGTCGGGGACGTGGCGTGGCCGCAGGACACGTCGCTGGTCACCATCATCCGCGGTTCGCGGGTCCTCACCCCGGGTGCGGAGGAGACGCTGGAGGCCGGTGACGAGCTGCTGTTCGTGGCCGCGCAGGCGCGCGAGGAGCAGTTGGAGGACCTGCTGTCGGTCCGCCGGGGGGACGTCCCGGACTGA
- a CDS encoding DUF3710 domain-containing protein, with amino-acid sequence MFGRRKKVSAAENAASEAEQVVDEVDTDEAEEEAPRRVNLPPAPRPDGPWDVSEVSRPEEGRVDLGGLFVPGVEGMELRVEVAGDAIVAATVVLRDSAIQLQAFAAPKKEGIWGEVREEIASGITQQGGVIDEVEGPLGWELRAQVPVQLPDGTGGVQLVRFVGVDGPRWFLRGVISGQGAVQPEAAGLLEQIFRDTVVVRGEGPMAPRDPIVLKLPDDAQMVPEGVQAEDQSAGSRFSGDMGQLQRGPEITEIR; translated from the coding sequence GTGTTCGGACGTCGCAAGAAGGTCAGTGCCGCCGAGAACGCGGCGAGCGAGGCCGAGCAGGTCGTCGACGAGGTCGACACCGACGAGGCCGAGGAGGAGGCCCCCCGCCGGGTGAACCTCCCGCCGGCGCCCCGGCCGGACGGCCCGTGGGACGTCTCCGAGGTCTCCAGGCCCGAGGAGGGACGCGTCGACCTGGGCGGCCTCTTCGTCCCCGGTGTCGAGGGCATGGAGCTGCGGGTCGAGGTCGCGGGTGACGCGATCGTCGCGGCGACGGTCGTCCTGCGGGACAGCGCGATCCAGCTGCAGGCGTTCGCGGCCCCCAAGAAGGAGGGCATCTGGGGCGAGGTCCGCGAGGAGATCGCCTCCGGCATCACCCAGCAGGGCGGTGTCATCGACGAGGTCGAGGGCCCGCTCGGCTGGGAGCTGCGCGCCCAGGTCCCGGTGCAGCTGCCGGACGGCACCGGCGGCGTCCAGCTGGTGCGGTTCGTCGGCGTCGACGGCCCCCGCTGGTTCCTGCGCGGCGTCATCTCCGGGCAGGGCGCCGTCCAGCCGGAGGCCGCCGGGCTGCTGGAGCAGATCTTCCGGGACACGGTCGTCGTCCGCGGCGAGGGCCCGATGGCCCCGCGCGACCCGATCGTCCTGAAGCTGCCGGACGACGCGCAGATGGTCCCCGAGGGCGTCCAGGCAGAGGACCAGTCCGCCGGGTCCCGCTTCTCCGGCGACATGGGGCAGCTCCAGCGCGGTCCGGAGATCACCGAGATCCGCTGA
- a CDS encoding DUF4193 domain-containing protein codes for MATDYDTPRKTDDDVDQDSLEELKARRNDKSTSAVDVDEFEAAEGLELPGADLSNEELAVRVLPKQADEFTCMSCFLVHHRSQLAREKNGQPICRDCD; via the coding sequence ATGGCTACGGACTACGACACCCCACGCAAGACCGATGACGACGTCGACCAGGACAGTCTCGAAGAGCTGAAGGCCCGGCGGAACGACAAGTCGACCTCCGCGGTCGACGTCGACGAGTTCGAGGCCGCCGAGGGTCTGGAGCTGCCGGGTGCCGACCTCTCCAACGAGGAGCTGGCCGTCCGCGTCCTGCCGAAGCAGGCGGACGAGTTCACGTGCATGAGCTGCTTCCTCGTGCACCACCGCAGCCAGCTGGCCCGGGAGAAGAACGGCCAGCCGATCTGCCGAGACTGCGACTGA
- a CDS encoding response regulator transcription factor, with protein MRVLVVEDEQLLADAVATGLRREAMAVDVVYDGAAALERVDVNDYDVVVLDRDLPLVHGDDVCRRIVELGVPTRVLMLTASGDVSDRVEGLELGADDYLPKPFAFSELTARVRALGRRTTVPLPPVLERAGIRLDPNRREVSRDGRQVQLAPKEFAVLEVLMRSEGAVVSAEQLLEKAWDENTDPFTNVVRVTVMTLRRKLGEPPVIITVPGSGYRI; from the coding sequence GTGCGCGTACTCGTCGTCGAGGACGAGCAGCTGCTCGCCGATGCGGTGGCCACCGGACTGCGCCGGGAGGCCATGGCCGTGGACGTCGTGTACGACGGGGCCGCCGCCCTGGAGCGCGTCGACGTCAACGACTACGACGTCGTCGTCCTCGACCGGGACCTGCCCCTCGTCCACGGGGACGACGTCTGCCGCAGGATCGTCGAGCTGGGCGTGCCGACCCGGGTGCTGATGCTCACCGCCTCCGGTGACGTCAGCGACCGCGTCGAGGGGCTGGAGCTGGGGGCCGACGACTACCTGCCCAAGCCGTTCGCGTTCAGCGAGCTGACCGCCCGCGTCCGCGCGCTGGGACGGCGGACGACCGTACCGCTGCCGCCCGTCCTGGAGCGGGCCGGGATCAGGCTCGACCCCAACCGCCGGGAGGTGTCCCGCGACGGCCGGCAGGTCCAGCTCGCCCCGAAGGAGTTCGCCGTGCTGGAGGTGCTGATGCGCAGCGAGGGCGCCGTCGTCTCCGCCGAGCAGCTCCTGGAGAAGGCGTGGGACGAGAACACCGACCCCTTCACCAACGTCGTCCGCGTCACGGTCATGACCCTCCGCCGCAAGCTCGGCGAGCCGCCGGTCATCATCACCGTGCCCGGCTCCGGCTACCGGATCTGA
- a CDS encoding ATP-binding protein: MADAPAPYAAPPKPTWDPRIPARPLLRPTIRIRLTLLYGGMFLIAGVLLLSIIYLLTRQALYISTDDLPFRLLKGEVEPNFDWCRLPAEGVTPDQFNDAMAACLQHQRDLALDDLLRRSLFALLGLSVIAFAFGYAMAGRVLSPLGRITRTARQVAGSDLSRRIKLAGPDDELKELADTFDEMLGRLERAFTAQQRFVANASHELRTPLAINRTLLEVHLSDPGAPVEMRELGKALLATNERSEQLVEGLLLLARSENQIVERRPVDIAEVASRAIDQVRGEAEAKGVEIRGERAPAVVQGNGVLLERIALNLVQNAVRYNVPEDGWVEVSTAVEGGQAVLVVSNTGPVVPAYEIDNLFEPFRRLREERTGSDRGVGLGLSIVRSVARAHGGRITAVPAQGGGLVMRVTLPR, from the coding sequence GTGGCGGACGCACCCGCGCCGTACGCGGCGCCCCCCAAACCGACCTGGGACCCCCGGATCCCGGCCCGCCCCCTGCTGCGGCCGACGATCCGGATACGGCTCACCCTGCTCTACGGCGGCATGTTCCTGATCGCCGGGGTCCTGCTGCTGTCGATCATCTACCTGCTCACCCGGCAGGCCCTCTACATCAGCACCGACGACCTGCCCTTCAGGCTGCTGAAGGGCGAGGTGGAGCCGAACTTCGACTGGTGCCGGCTGCCCGCGGAGGGAGTGACGCCCGACCAGTTCAACGACGCCATGGCCGCCTGCCTGCAGCACCAGCGCGACCTCGCCCTGGACGACCTGCTGCGGCGCTCGCTCTTCGCCCTGCTGGGGCTCAGCGTGATCGCGTTCGCCTTCGGCTACGCCATGGCGGGCCGGGTGCTGTCCCCGCTGGGCCGGATCACCCGCACCGCCCGCCAGGTGGCCGGATCGGACCTGAGCCGCCGCATCAAGCTGGCCGGACCGGACGACGAGCTGAAGGAGCTGGCGGACACCTTCGACGAGATGCTGGGCCGGCTGGAACGGGCCTTCACCGCCCAGCAGCGCTTCGTCGCCAACGCCTCCCACGAGCTGCGCACCCCGCTGGCGATCAACCGCACCCTCCTGGAGGTCCACCTCTCCGACCCCGGCGCCCCCGTGGAGATGCGGGAGCTCGGCAAGGCGCTGCTGGCCACCAACGAGCGCAGCGAGCAGCTCGTGGAGGGACTGCTGCTGCTGGCCCGCAGCGAGAACCAGATCGTGGAGCGCAGGCCCGTCGACATCGCCGAGGTGGCGTCCCGCGCCATCGACCAGGTGCGCGGGGAGGCCGAGGCGAAGGGCGTGGAGATCCGCGGCGAGCGCGCCCCGGCCGTCGTCCAGGGCAACGGCGTGCTCCTGGAGCGCATCGCCCTGAACCTCGTCCAGAACGCCGTCCGCTACAACGTCCCCGAGGACGGCTGGGTGGAGGTCTCGACGGCCGTCGAGGGCGGCCAGGCGGTGCTGGTGGTCTCGAACACCGGGCCGGTGGTCCCGGCGTACGAGATCGACAACCTCTTCGAGCCCTTCCGGCGGCTGCGGGAGGAGCGGACCGGCAGCGACCGGGGCGTCGGGCTCGGCCTGTCGATCGTCCGGTCGGTGGCGCGCGCCCACGGCGGAAGGATCACGGCCGTCCCCGCGCAGGGCGGCGGACTCGTCATGCGGGTCACCCTGCCGCGCTGA
- the dut gene encoding dUTP diphosphatase has translation MRSPVDVLIRRLDPEVPLPSYGHPGDAGADLVTTEAAELAPGERAVLPTGVSIALPDGYAAFVHPRSGLAARLGVGMVNAPGTVDAGYRGEIKVIVVNLDPRESVRFERFDRIAQLVVQQVEKVRFHEVAELPGSARGEGGFGSTGGHAAVDGWTGGNPYAAVVTDREGQ, from the coding sequence ATGCGCAGCCCCGTCGACGTGCTGATCCGCCGCCTGGACCCCGAGGTGCCCCTCCCGTCGTACGGGCACCCCGGCGACGCCGGCGCCGACCTCGTCACCACCGAGGCCGCCGAGCTCGCCCCCGGCGAACGCGCGGTCCTCCCCACCGGGGTGTCGATCGCGCTCCCCGACGGGTACGCCGCCTTCGTCCACCCGCGCTCCGGCCTGGCCGCCCGGCTGGGCGTCGGGATGGTGAACGCCCCGGGGACCGTCGACGCCGGGTACCGTGGAGAGATCAAGGTGATCGTGGTCAACCTGGATCCGCGCGAGAGCGTCCGGTTCGAACGGTTCGACCGGATCGCCCAGTTGGTCGTTCAGCAGGTCGAGAAGGTCCGCTTCCACGAGGTGGCGGAGCTTCCCGGTTCGGCGCGGGGCGAGGGGGGCTTCGGGTCCACGGGCGGGCACGCCGCCGTGGACGGCTGGACGGGTGGGAATCCATACGCAGCGGTCGTAACCGACCGGGAAGGACAGTGA
- a CDS encoding OB-fold nucleic acid binding domain-containing protein yields the protein MSAAPRTGKSGGRFRRMLDRLSSSQGELESEELQEDAEAAGCTRISDCGDRQIVKVAGTLRTVTLRPRAGVPALEAELFDGTAPLDVVWLGRRSIVGIEPGRRLIASGRISMSQGRRVLFNPKYELRPLGQE from the coding sequence ATGAGTGCTGCACCGCGTACGGGGAAGTCCGGCGGCCGCTTCCGGCGCATGCTGGACCGCCTGTCCAGTTCGCAGGGGGAGCTGGAGTCCGAGGAGCTCCAGGAGGACGCCGAGGCGGCGGGCTGCACCCGCATCTCGGACTGCGGGGACCGCCAGATCGTGAAGGTGGCTGGTACCTTGCGGACGGTCACCCTGCGTCCGCGGGCCGGCGTACCGGCCCTGGAGGCCGAGCTCTTCGACGGCACGGCCCCGCTGGACGTGGTGTGGCTGGGACGGCGGTCCATCGTGGGTATCGAACCGGGACGCAGGCTCATAGCCTCGGGCCGGATCTCCATGAGTCAGGGCCGCAGGGTCCTCTTCAACCCGAAATACGAGCTCCGACCGCTCGGACAGGAGTAG
- a CDS encoding response regulator yields MTRVLVVDDEPQIVRALVISLKARGYEVDSAPDGATALALALAARRRPDVVVLDLGLPDVDGVDVIRELRGRTRVPILVLSARHSSDEKVGALDAGADDYVTKPFGMDELLARLRAAVRRAEPAGGDGAAGVVETEAFTVDLAAKRVNRDGRDVRLTPTEWHLLEVLVRNAGRLVGRKELLQEVWGPSYGTETNYLRVYMAQLRRKLEADPSHPRHFVTEPGMGYRFQR; encoded by the coding sequence ATGACACGGGTGCTCGTGGTCGACGACGAGCCGCAGATCGTACGCGCCCTCGTGATCAGCCTGAAGGCACGGGGGTACGAGGTCGACTCCGCCCCCGACGGGGCGACCGCCCTCGCCCTCGCCCTCGCCGCCCGCCGCCGGCCCGACGTGGTCGTCCTCGACCTCGGGCTGCCCGACGTGGACGGCGTCGACGTCATCAGGGAGCTGCGCGGCCGTACCCGCGTCCCGATCCTGGTGCTCTCCGCCCGCCACAGCTCCGACGAGAAGGTGGGGGCCCTCGACGCGGGCGCCGACGACTACGTCACCAAGCCGTTCGGCATGGACGAGCTGCTGGCCCGGCTGCGGGCCGCCGTGCGCCGCGCCGAACCGGCCGGCGGCGACGGGGCCGCGGGCGTCGTGGAGACCGAGGCCTTCACCGTCGACCTCGCGGCGAAGCGGGTCAACCGGGACGGCAGGGACGTCCGGCTCACCCCGACCGAGTGGCACCTGCTGGAGGTCCTGGTCCGCAACGCCGGCCGGCTCGTCGGCCGGAAGGAGCTCCTCCAGGAGGTCTGGGGCCCCTCGTACGGCACCGAGACGAACTACCTGCGGGTCTACATGGCGCAGCTGCGGCGCAAGCTGGAGGCCGACCCGTCGCACCCGAGGCACTTCGTCACCGAGCCCGGGATGGGGTACCGGTTCCAGCGCTGA
- a CDS encoding DUF3093 domain-containing protein, translating to MQPSDRPSAPQYDERLTVPGPWWLIAALLGLSGGLVAAPLGAVAMLGGVIAAGALAAVGVSSYGSARVRVVAGSLVAGEARIPVAALGEPEVLDAEEARAWRTYKADPRAFMVLRGYVPRAVRVEVTDPADPTPYVYLSTRDPEGLAAAIRRAREAAAGR from the coding sequence ATGCAGCCCTCCGACCGCCCCTCGGCCCCGCAGTACGACGAACGGCTCACCGTCCCCGGCCCGTGGTGGCTGATCGCCGCCCTGCTGGGGCTCTCCGGGGGCCTGGTGGCCGCGCCGCTGGGCGCGGTGGCGATGCTCGGCGGGGTCATCGCCGCGGGCGCGCTCGCGGCCGTCGGCGTCAGCTCGTACGGCTCGGCGCGCGTGCGCGTGGTGGCCGGTTCGCTGGTCGCGGGGGAGGCGCGGATCCCGGTGGCGGCACTGGGCGAACCGGAGGTCCTGGACGCCGAGGAGGCCCGGGCCTGGCGCACGTACAAGGCGGATCCGCGGGCGTTCATGGTGCTGCGGGGCTACGTCCCGCGCGCGGTGCGGGTGGAGGTGACCGACCCGGCCGACCCCACGCCGTACGTGTACCTGTCGACCCGGGACCCCGAGGGGCTGGCGGCGGCGATCCGGCGGGCGCGGGAGGCGGCGGCCGGCCGTTAG
- a CDS encoding DUF3159 domain-containing protein: protein MTSLDKPTAEGSGPPGPSRAAVPDGPGTRDAKAVTEAALFDAFGGVRGMVETVLPGLLFVTIFTVNKDLNTSALAALAVSLLLVAVRLVRRDTVKHAFSGVFGVAFGVAFAMMTRDAKDFYLPGMLYTLGLGLAYIVTTLAGVPLIGLILGPVFKENLSWRTRNPDRKRAYAKASYAWGAILLGKCAILFPLYWWADTTSLGWVLVALKIPPFLLAVYLTWVFLAKAPPPIDVFAEMEEAERAEKEREAGA, encoded by the coding sequence GTGACGTCACTCGACAAGCCGACCGCCGAAGGAAGCGGCCCCCCGGGGCCGTCCCGCGCCGCCGTCCCGGACGGCCCCGGCACGCGGGACGCCAAGGCCGTGACCGAGGCCGCGCTGTTCGACGCGTTCGGCGGGGTCCGCGGCATGGTGGAGACCGTCCTGCCCGGCCTCCTCTTCGTCACGATCTTCACCGTCAACAAGGACCTGAACACCTCGGCCCTCGCGGCGCTCGCCGTGTCCCTGCTGCTCGTCGCCGTCCGGCTGGTCCGCCGCGACACCGTCAAGCACGCCTTCAGCGGCGTCTTCGGCGTCGCCTTCGGCGTCGCCTTCGCGATGATGACCCGCGACGCCAAGGACTTCTACCTGCCGGGCATGCTGTACACGCTGGGCCTCGGCCTCGCGTACATCGTCACGACGCTGGCGGGCGTCCCGCTGATCGGGCTGATCCTCGGCCCGGTCTTCAAGGAGAACCTCTCCTGGCGCACCCGCAACCCCGACCGCAAGAGGGCTTACGCCAAGGCCAGCTACGCCTGGGGCGCCATCCTGCTGGGCAAGTGCGCGATCCTCTTCCCCCTGTACTGGTGGGCCGACACGACCAGCCTCGGCTGGGTCCTCGTCGCGCTGAAGATCCCGCCGTTCCTGCTCGCCGTCTACCTGACGTGGGTGTTCCTCGCGAAGGCGCCGCCGCCGATCGACGTCTTCGCGGAGATGGAGGAGGCCGAGCGCGCCGAGAAGGAGCGCGAAGCCGGCGCCTGA
- a CDS encoding TrkA family potassium uptake protein → MHIVIMGCGRVGAELAQTLERQGHTVAVVDQDPTAFRRLGSGFGGRRVTGVGFDQDTLREAGIEEAGAFAAVSSGDNSNIIAARVAREMFGVEHVAARIYDPRRAEVYQRLGIPTVATVRWTADQMLRRLLPSGASELWRDPSGGVQLAEVYISPAWIGHKVHTIQEETGVRVAFLTRLGEAVLPTSQTVLQDGDLVHVMMRTDEVGQVEAAFAHGPEGSGH, encoded by the coding sequence GTGCATATCGTGATCATGGGCTGCGGCCGTGTCGGCGCCGAACTGGCGCAGACCCTGGAGCGGCAGGGCCACACGGTCGCCGTCGTCGACCAGGACCCCACGGCTTTCCGGCGCCTCGGCTCCGGCTTCGGTGGCCGGCGCGTCACCGGCGTCGGCTTCGACCAGGACACCCTGCGCGAGGCGGGCATCGAGGAGGCCGGGGCGTTCGCCGCGGTCAGCAGCGGTGACAACTCCAACATCATCGCGGCGCGGGTGGCGCGCGAGATGTTCGGCGTCGAGCACGTGGCCGCCCGGATCTACGACCCCCGGCGCGCCGAGGTGTACCAGCGGCTCGGCATCCCCACGGTCGCCACGGTGCGGTGGACCGCCGACCAGATGCTGCGGCGGCTGCTGCCGTCCGGCGCCTCGGAGCTGTGGCGGGACCCGAGCGGCGGGGTGCAGCTCGCGGAGGTGTACATCTCACCGGCGTGGATCGGCCACAAGGTGCACACGATCCAGGAGGAGACGGGGGTGCGCGTGGCGTTCCTGACCCGGCTCGGCGAGGCGGTCCTGCCGACGTCGCAGACGGTGCTGCAGGACGGAGACCTGGTGCACGTGATGATGCGGACGGACGAGGTCGGGCAGGTCGAGGCGGCCTTCGCCCACGGCCCCGAGGGGAGCGGTCACTGA
- a CDS encoding inositol monophosphatase family protein has product MTDPLPPEPADGPLLDELLSVALEAARRAGALLRDGRPADLGVAATKSSPIDVVTEMDLAAEKLIAEHLAEHRPHDGLLGEEGGAAEGTSGIRWVVDPLDGTVNYLYGLPTWAVSVAAERDGEALVGVVEIPMRGETFRAVRGGGARLGERRLGCRPAPPLDQALVSTGFNYVTTVRAHQAEVARRLLPLVRDIRRSGSAAVDLADVAAGRLDGYYERGLRPWDRAAGVLVAREAGALTGGRPGGPATDDLTVAAVPGVFEPLQALLEDFGAWHD; this is encoded by the coding sequence GTGACCGATCCGCTGCCCCCCGAGCCGGCCGACGGCCCGCTGCTGGACGAGCTCCTGTCCGTCGCCCTGGAAGCCGCGCGCCGCGCGGGCGCCCTGCTGCGCGACGGCCGTCCGGCCGACCTGGGCGTCGCCGCGACCAAGTCCAGCCCCATCGACGTGGTCACCGAGATGGACCTCGCCGCCGAGAAGCTGATCGCCGAGCACCTGGCGGAGCACCGCCCGCACGACGGCCTGCTCGGCGAGGAGGGCGGCGCCGCGGAGGGCACCAGCGGCATCCGCTGGGTCGTCGACCCACTGGACGGCACGGTGAACTACCTGTACGGCCTGCCGACGTGGGCGGTGTCCGTCGCCGCCGAGCGGGACGGCGAGGCGCTCGTCGGCGTCGTGGAGATCCCCATGCGCGGGGAGACGTTCCGGGCCGTGCGGGGCGGGGGCGCCCGCCTGGGGGAGCGGCGGCTGGGCTGCCGCCCGGCCCCGCCGCTGGACCAGGCCCTCGTGTCGACCGGGTTCAACTACGTCACGACGGTCCGCGCCCACCAGGCGGAGGTGGCCCGCCGGCTGCTGCCCCTGGTGCGGGACATCCGCCGGAGCGGCTCGGCCGCCGTCGACCTGGCCGACGTGGCCGCCGGCCGGCTGGACGGCTACTACGAGCGGGGGCTGCGCCCCTGGGACCGGGCGGCGGGGGTGCTCGTCGCCCGCGAGGCGGGCGCCCTGACCGGCGGCCGCCCCGGCGGGCCCGCGACCGACGACCTCACGGTGGCGGCCGTACCGGGCGTCTTCGAGCCGCTGCAGGCCCTCCTGGAGGACTTCGGCGCCTGGCACGACTGA
- a CDS encoding APC family permease, which produces MSKLTDVPKRILIGRALRSDRLGETLLPKRIALPVFASDPLSSVAYAPGEVLLVLSVAGASAYAFSPWITAAVVVLMFTVVASYRQNVHAYPSGGGDYEVAQTNLGPRAGLGVASALLVDYVLTVAVSISSGVENLGSAIPFVVEHKTASAVAIIVLLTLMNLRGVKESGRLFAIPTYVFVTGVFALVVWGAFRGLVLGDTMEAPTADLEIRAEHQGLAGFALFFLLLRAFSSGCAALTGVEAISNGVPAFRKPKSRNAAATLALMGGLAVTMFCGIIGLALATDVKMAEDPARELLRDGTPVGPEYTQEPVISQVSAAVFGDGSIPFVLLAAATALVLFLAANTAYNGFPLLGSILAQDRYLPRQLHTRGDRLAFSNGIVLLAAAAAVLVHLYDAEVTRLIQLYIVGVFVSFTLSQTGMVRHWNRLLRAEADPAARRRMIRSRAINAFGAFFTGLVLIVVLVTKFTHGAWVALLGMAIFYVTMTAIRKHYDRVAEELAAPEDPSEDSVRPARVHSIVLVSKIHRPTLRAVAYAKLMRSDKLEALSINVDPAETKALTREWERRGIDVPLKILDSPYREITRPVVEYVKGLRRESPRDVVSVIIPEYVVGHWYEHLLHNQSALRLKGRLLFTPGVMVTSVPYQLLSSEAARQRAKKNQEWNAPGSVRRGLVETGTGRPGRPNGEG; this is translated from the coding sequence GTGTCCAAACTGACCGACGTGCCCAAACGGATCCTGATCGGCCGGGCCCTGCGCAGCGACAGGTTGGGGGAGACGCTCCTGCCCAAGCGCATCGCGCTCCCCGTCTTTGCCTCCGATCCGCTCTCCTCGGTGGCGTACGCGCCGGGCGAGGTCCTGCTGGTCCTGTCCGTCGCGGGCGCCTCGGCGTACGCCTTCAGCCCCTGGATCACGGCCGCCGTCGTGGTCCTCATGTTCACGGTCGTCGCCTCCTACCGGCAGAACGTCCACGCCTACCCCAGCGGCGGCGGCGACTACGAGGTCGCCCAGACCAACCTCGGCCCGCGCGCCGGGCTCGGCGTCGCCAGCGCCCTCCTCGTCGACTACGTGCTCACCGTCGCCGTGTCCATCTCCTCCGGCGTCGAGAACCTCGGCTCCGCGATCCCGTTCGTCGTGGAGCACAAGACGGCCTCCGCCGTCGCGATCATCGTGCTCCTCACCCTGATGAACCTGCGCGGGGTCAAGGAGTCAGGCCGCCTCTTCGCCATCCCGACGTACGTCTTCGTCACCGGCGTCTTCGCCCTCGTCGTCTGGGGCGCCTTCCGCGGCCTGGTCCTCGGCGACACGATGGAGGCGCCCACCGCCGACCTGGAGATCCGGGCCGAGCACCAGGGCCTCGCCGGGTTCGCCCTGTTCTTCCTGCTGCTGCGCGCCTTCTCGTCCGGCTGCGCCGCGCTCACCGGCGTCGAGGCGATCAGCAACGGCGTCCCCGCCTTCCGCAAGCCCAAGAGCCGCAACGCCGCCGCCACCCTCGCGCTCATGGGCGGCCTCGCCGTCACCATGTTCTGCGGCATCATCGGCCTCGCCCTCGCCACCGACGTCAAGATGGCCGAGGACCCCGCCCGCGAACTGCTGCGCGACGGCACCCCGGTCGGTCCCGAGTACACCCAGGAACCGGTGATCTCCCAGGTCTCCGCCGCCGTCTTCGGCGACGGCAGCATCCCGTTCGTCCTCCTGGCCGCCGCCACCGCGCTGGTGCTGTTCCTCGCCGCGAACACCGCGTACAACGGCTTCCCGCTCCTCGGCTCGATCCTCGCCCAGGACCGCTACCTGCCCCGGCAGCTCCACACCCGCGGCGACCGGCTCGCCTTCTCCAACGGCATCGTGCTGCTCGCCGCCGCCGCCGCGGTGCTCGTCCACCTCTACGACGCCGAGGTCACCCGGCTCATCCAGCTCTACATCGTCGGCGTCTTCGTCTCCTTCACGCTCAGCCAGACCGGCATGGTCCGCCACTGGAACCGCCTGCTGCGCGCCGAGGCCGATCCGGCCGCGCGCCGCCGCATGATCCGCTCCCGCGCCATCAACGCCTTCGGCGCGTTCTTCACCGGGCTCGTCCTGATCGTCGTCCTCGTCACCAAGTTCACCCACGGTGCCTGGGTGGCGCTGCTCGGCATGGCGATCTTCTACGTGACGATGACCGCGATCCGCAAGCACTACGACCGGGTCGCCGAGGAACTCGCCGCCCCCGAGGACCCCAGCGAGGACAGCGTCCGCCCGGCCCGCGTCCACTCCATCGTCCTCGTCTCCAAGATCCACCGCCCGACGCTCCGCGCCGTCGCCTACGCCAAGCTGATGCGCTCCGACAAGCTGGAGGCGCTGAGCATCAACGTCGACCCGGCCGAGACCAAGGCCCTCACCAGGGAGTGGGAGCGCCGGGGCATCGACGTCCCGCTGAAGATCCTCGACTCCCCGTACCGGGAGATCACCCGGCCCGTCGTCGAGTACGTCAAGGGCCTGCGCCGCGAGAGCCCCCGCGACGTCGTCAGCGTGATCATCCCCGAGTACGTCGTCGGCCACTGGTACGAGCACCTCCTGCACAACCAGAGCGCCCTGCGCCTCAAGGGCCGCCTGCTGTTCACACCCGGCGTGATGGTCACCTCCGTCCCGTAC